A genomic window from Candidatus Binatia bacterium includes:
- a CDS encoding RlmE family RNA methyltransferase, with translation MPRFSSGFCEVAYNRKDAAYRRAKQEGYRSRAAYKLIELDRRFKLFRHGYRVVDLGCWPGAWLQYASEKTGPSGRVVGVDLAESDPIGGKNVRILVGDVADPAVGAQVFEELGGPADVVLSDLAPKLSGVKPADAVRHADLVRVAIERARGWLQPDGALIVKLFMDAEYQGLISELRRTFKAVRSVKPDSTRQGSSELYTCARGLRGDGKSSAGSEN, from the coding sequence GGGTTCTGTGAGGTGGCGTACAATCGAAAGGACGCGGCGTACCGCCGGGCGAAGCAGGAGGGGTATCGGTCGCGAGCGGCGTACAAGCTGATCGAGCTCGATCGGCGCTTCAAGCTGTTCCGCCACGGATACCGCGTGGTGGATCTGGGCTGCTGGCCCGGGGCGTGGCTGCAGTACGCCTCGGAGAAGACCGGCCCTTCGGGCCGCGTCGTCGGCGTGGATCTCGCGGAATCCGACCCGATCGGCGGGAAGAACGTTCGGATTCTGGTGGGGGATGTGGCCGATCCGGCCGTCGGTGCTCAAGTTTTCGAGGAACTCGGGGGCCCCGCGGACGTGGTCCTGTCGGATTTGGCCCCGAAGCTCAGTGGGGTGAAGCCCGCAGATGCTGTGCGGCATGCGGACCTCGTGCGCGTCGCGATCGAGCGCGCTCGCGGGTGGCTTCAGCCCGACGGCGCGCTCATTGTGAAGCTCTTCATGGACGCGGAATATCAGGGCCTTATTTCCGAGTTGCGGAGGACGTTCAAGGCTGTACGCTCAGTGAAGCCGGACTCGACCCGGCAGGGCTCGTCCGAGCTCTATACCTGTGCCCGAGGCCTGCGGGGCGACGGAAAAAGCTCCGCCGGCAGTGAGAACTGA